The Streptomyces sp. TLI_105 DNA segment CCGCGGGCCAGGCCAACTACGCCGCCTCCAAGGCCGGCCTGGTCGGTTTCGCCCGCTCCCTCGCGCGTGAGCTGGGCTCGCGCAACATCACCTTCAACGTCGTCGCCCCCGGCTTCGTCGACACCGACATGACCGCGGTGCTCACCGACGAGCAGCGCGCGGGCATCGTCTCCCAGGTGCCGCTGGGCCGTTACGCGCAGCCGGAGGAGATCGCCGCCGCGGTGAAGTTCCTCGCCTCCGACGACGCCTCGTACATCACTGGAGCCGTCATCCCGGTTGACGGCGGATTGGGCATGGGTCACTGATCACCATGAGCGGAATTCTCGAGGGCAAGCGCATCCTCATCACCGGTGTGCTGATGGAGTCCTCCATCGCCTTCCACGCCGCGAAGCTGGCCCAGGAGCAGGGTGCGGAGATCATCCTCACCGCCTGGCCCCGGCCGACGCTGACCGAGCGCATCGCCAAGAAGCTCCCCAAGCCCGAGAACGTCAAGGTCCTGGAGCTCGACGTCTCCAACGACGAGCACCTCGCCCGCCTGGAGGGCCAGGTCCGCGAGCACCTGGGCGACCGCCTCGACGGCATCGTGCACTCCATCGGCTTCGCGCCGCAGGACGCGCTCGGCGGCAACTTCCTGAACACGCCGTTCGAGTCCGTGGCCACCGCCATGCACGTCTCCGCCTTCTCCCTGAAGTCGCTGACCATGGCGCTGCTGCCGCTGATGTCCGAGGGCGGTTCGGTCGTCGGCCTCACCTTCGACGCCAAGTTCGCCTGGCCGCAGTACGACTGGATGGGCCCGGCCAAGGCCGCCCTGGAGGCCACCAGCCGCTACATGGCGCGCGACCTCGGCAAGCAGAACATCCGCTGCAACCTGATCTCGGCGGGCCCGCTCGGCTCCATGGCCGCGAAGTCCATCCCGGGCTTCGGCGAGCTGGCCTCCGTGTGGGACAGCCGTTCCCCGCTGGAGTGGGAGCTCTCGGACCCGGAGCCGGCCGGCCGCGGCATCGTCGCGCTGCTCTCGGACTGGTTCCCGAAGACCACGGGCGAGATCATCCACGTGGACGGCGGTCTGCACGCCATCGGCGCGTAACCGCTCCGTACAGCTCCGTACGGCAGAGAGGGCCGTGTGTCCGCCGAGTGGCGGACACACGGCCCTCGCCGTTCCGCAACTCCTGCACGGGTCGAAAATCAGCCCGAACCACCCCAGACTGAGGCAGAGCGTGATGTTCTGCTGCTGACGGGGAGGAGGTACGGGCATGCGCGTGATACGTCAGGGCTTCGGGGCGTTCGCCTCCGTCGCCGTTCTGATCACCGGTACAGCCGTGGCCACCGAGCTGCGGGCCGCTCCCGCCCCCGCCGAGGAGCCCTCCGTCACCGCCCCGGCGACCGAGGAGCCGGAGGACTTCGGAGCCTCCTGCCGCACCGTCGTCGAGGGCTCCCGCGTCACCGCCCACTGCAGCAACCCGTACCCTCGCACCGACCGCGTCCGCCTGCACGTCGAGTGCGACCGCTGGTGGGACGTCGACAGCGACAGCGCCGCCGTGGAGGTCGGCCCCGCCGACTACGCCCAGGTCACCGGCCGCTGCTGGAAGGAGGTCCGGTCCGCCTGGGTCACGCACCAGCCCGCGGATCCGCCTCCCGCTCCGGGGCAGCCCCTTCCGGTGCGGGGCTCCTGAGGCACATGAAGGGGTAACCGGCCGCCTCCGTGCCGGCCCGCTCGGCGTCGCCCTCGCGGATCGCGTCCACCAGGCGCGCGTGGTCCATGTGGTTCTCCGGCCGCAGCACCTGCCCCACGTCGTCGCGCAGCCAGTCCCGCAGCAGATCGCCCAGGTCCGCGTAGAGCTCCGTCAGCACCTCGTTGCCCGAGGCGGCGACGACCGCGTGGTGGAAGGCCGCGTCGGCCGTCACGAACCGCTCCGCGTCCCCCGACTCCCATGCCTGCTCGCGCCGCACGAGCAGGGCGTCCAGCTGCTTCAGGTCCCGCTCCGAGCGCCGCCCGGCCGCGAACCGCGCCGCGGCGGACTCCAGCGTGGAGCGCAGCTCGGCGACGTGCCGGGGGTCGGAGCCG contains these protein-coding regions:
- the fabI gene encoding enoyl-ACP reductase FabI; this encodes MSGILEGKRILITGVLMESSIAFHAAKLAQEQGAEIILTAWPRPTLTERIAKKLPKPENVKVLELDVSNDEHLARLEGQVREHLGDRLDGIVHSIGFAPQDALGGNFLNTPFESVATAMHVSAFSLKSLTMALLPLMSEGGSVVGLTFDAKFAWPQYDWMGPAKAALEATSRYMARDLGKQNIRCNLISAGPLGSMAAKSIPGFGELASVWDSRSPLEWELSDPEPAGRGIVALLSDWFPKTTGEIIHVDGGLHAIGA
- a CDS encoding FadR/GntR family transcriptional regulator codes for the protein MALGHPRRTGLSDQVIAELRNQITSGEWPVGSRIPTEPELVEQLGVARNTVREAVRALAHNGLLDIRQGSGTYVVATSELAGVMHRRFAGSDPRHVAELRSTLESAAARFAAGRRSERDLKQLDALLVRREQAWESGDAERFVTADAAFHHAVVAASGNEVLTELYADLGDLLRDWLRDDVGQVLRPENHMDHARLVDAIREGDAERAGTEAAGYPFMCLRSPAPEGAAPEREADPRAGA